The Mycolicibacterium doricum genome includes a region encoding these proteins:
- a CDS encoding 4-hydroxy-3-methylbut-2-enyl diphosphate reductase, whose translation MPSTINMGIPGASSSVTGGVSGKRVLLAEPRGYCAGVDRAVETVERALEKHGAPVYVRHEIVHNRYVVETLAKAGAVFVEQTDEVPEGAIVVFSAHGVAPTVHVEAAARNLKTIDATCPLVTKVHNEAKRFARDDYDILLVGHEGHEEVVGTAGEAPDHVQVVDNPDAVDKVTVRDPNKVIWLSQTTLSVDETMETVRRLREKFPTLQDPPSDDICYATQNRQVAVKAMAPECDLVVVVGSKNSSNSVRLVEVALGAGSDAAHLVDYAEDIDPAWLHGVTTVGVTSGASVPEVLVRGVLDRLAEYGFATVQPVTTANETLVFALPREIRPARS comes from the coding sequence ATGCCGTCGACGATCAACATGGGGATTCCGGGCGCGTCCAGCTCGGTGACGGGCGGCGTCTCCGGTAAGCGAGTTCTGCTGGCGGAGCCGCGCGGTTACTGCGCCGGCGTGGACCGCGCGGTGGAGACCGTGGAGCGCGCACTCGAGAAGCACGGCGCTCCCGTCTACGTGCGCCACGAGATCGTGCACAACCGCTACGTCGTGGAGACCCTCGCCAAGGCCGGCGCCGTATTCGTGGAGCAGACCGACGAGGTACCCGAGGGTGCCATCGTCGTCTTCTCCGCCCACGGGGTCGCGCCGACCGTGCACGTCGAGGCGGCCGCCCGCAACCTGAAGACGATCGACGCCACCTGTCCGCTGGTGACGAAGGTGCACAACGAGGCCAAGCGCTTCGCCCGCGACGACTACGACATCCTGCTCGTCGGCCACGAGGGCCACGAGGAGGTGGTCGGTACCGCCGGCGAGGCACCTGACCACGTCCAAGTCGTCGACAACCCCGACGCGGTGGACAAGGTCACCGTACGCGACCCGAACAAGGTCATCTGGCTGTCCCAGACCACGCTGAGCGTCGACGAGACGATGGAGACGGTGCGCCGGCTGCGGGAGAAGTTCCCGACGCTGCAGGATCCCCCCAGCGACGACATCTGCTACGCCACCCAGAACCGCCAGGTCGCCGTCAAGGCGATGGCCCCGGAGTGTGACCTGGTCGTCGTCGTCGGCTCGAAGAACTCGTCGAACTCGGTGCGGTTGGTCGAGGTGGCCCTCGGCGCCGGGTCGGACGCGGCGCACCTGGTCGACTACGCCGAGGACATCGACCCGGCGTGGCTCCATGGTGTCACCACGGTCGGCGTCACCTCCGGGGCGTCGGTGCCCGAGGTACTGGTGCGCGGCGTGCTCGACCGGCTCGCCGAGTACGGTTTCGCCACCGTGCAGCCGGTGACCACCGCCAACGAGACACTGGTGTTCGCCCTGCCCCGGGAGATCCGTCCCGCCCGCAGCTGA
- a CDS encoding lipid droplet-associated protein has product MATAPYGVRLLVGAAATAVEETRKLPHTILMYPMTVASQVASIVIHLQQNLADLVNKGDETLENLFPPKDEQPEWATFDEDDADSGAAGGDGERRTEGRFALFTSGEPETSQDGESSTPRRASAATQTPAIVIELDYESLTLAQLRARLPSLGVDDLEALLAYEGATRSRAPFLTLLANRITRATAK; this is encoded by the coding sequence ATGGCTACCGCACCCTATGGGGTTCGCCTGCTGGTCGGCGCCGCCGCCACCGCGGTCGAGGAAACCCGCAAGCTGCCACACACCATCCTGATGTATCCGATGACCGTGGCCAGTCAGGTCGCGAGCATCGTGATCCATCTGCAGCAGAACCTCGCCGACCTGGTGAACAAGGGCGACGAAACCTTGGAGAACCTCTTCCCACCCAAGGACGAGCAGCCCGAGTGGGCCACGTTCGACGAGGACGACGCCGATTCCGGGGCAGCGGGGGGCGACGGCGAACGGCGCACCGAGGGACGGTTCGCACTGTTTACCAGCGGTGAACCGGAGACGTCGCAGGACGGCGAATCGAGCACGCCGCGGCGTGCATCGGCGGCGACCCAAACCCCGGCGATCGTCATTGAGCTGGACTACGAGTCGCTGACCCTGGCGCAGCTGCGCGCGCGGCTGCCGTCGCTGGGGGTCGACGATCTCGAGGCGCTGCTCGCCTACGAGGGCGCCACCCGCTCACGCGCACCATTCCTCACCCTGCTGGCCAACCGGATCACCCGCGCCACGGCGAAGTGA
- the xseA gene encoding exodeoxyribonuclease VII large subunit, which produces MTDEQGRSPDNPWPVRAVATRVAKYIDRLGMVWIEGQLTELKVRQTTAWMVLRDPAADMSLSMSCPRDLVANAPVPLAEGAQVVVLGKPQFYTRNGSFSLRISEIRAVGIGELLARIDRLRRLLDAEGLFDSRLKRPIPFLPGTVGLITGRASHAERDVMTVAANRWPAVRFAVRNTIVQGPNAVPQIVGALRELDRDPGVDVIVLARGGGSVEDLLPFSDETLCREIAGCTTPVISAVGHEPDNPLCDLVADLRAATPTDAAKRVVPDAAAEQAFVADLRRRSARALRHWVHREQHHLDQLRSRPVLARPLQAIDARADEVRRARSAARRDVKRMLTVETERVGHLTARLTTLGPAATLARGYAVVQTMPDTHVLRTTADAPAGTRLRIRVADGAITAVSEGTDEAH; this is translated from the coding sequence GTGACTGACGAGCAGGGCCGCTCACCCGACAACCCGTGGCCGGTCCGGGCTGTCGCCACCCGGGTAGCCAAGTACATCGACCGGCTGGGCATGGTGTGGATCGAAGGCCAGCTCACCGAGCTGAAGGTCCGCCAGACGACGGCCTGGATGGTGCTACGCGACCCCGCCGCCGACATGTCGCTGTCGATGAGCTGCCCGCGTGACCTCGTTGCGAACGCCCCGGTGCCGCTGGCGGAAGGCGCCCAGGTCGTCGTGCTTGGCAAGCCGCAGTTCTACACCCGCAACGGCTCGTTCAGCCTGCGGATCAGCGAGATCCGGGCCGTCGGCATCGGGGAGCTGCTGGCCCGGATCGACCGCCTGCGCCGGCTGCTCGACGCCGAAGGACTCTTCGATTCCCGGCTCAAGCGACCCATTCCGTTCCTGCCCGGCACGGTCGGCCTGATCACCGGCCGGGCCAGCCACGCCGAGCGCGACGTGATGACGGTCGCGGCGAACCGGTGGCCCGCGGTCCGGTTCGCCGTCCGCAACACCATCGTGCAGGGCCCCAATGCGGTGCCGCAGATCGTCGGCGCGCTTCGCGAACTGGACCGGGATCCGGGCGTGGACGTCATCGTGCTGGCCCGGGGCGGCGGCAGTGTCGAGGATCTCCTGCCGTTCTCCGACGAGACGCTGTGCCGGGAGATCGCCGGGTGCACCACCCCGGTGATCAGCGCCGTCGGCCACGAACCCGACAACCCGCTCTGCGACCTGGTCGCCGACCTGCGCGCCGCCACCCCCACCGACGCCGCCAAACGGGTCGTGCCCGACGCCGCGGCCGAACAGGCCTTCGTCGCCGACCTGCGCCGCCGCAGCGCCCGCGCCCTGCGTCACTGGGTGCACCGCGAACAGCACCACCTCGACCAGTTGCGGAGCCGGCCGGTGCTGGCCCGTCCCCTGCAGGCGATCGATGCCCGCGCCGACGAGGTGCGCCGCGCCCGGTCCGCCGCGCGCCGCGACGTCAAGCGGATGCTCACGGTGGAGACAGAACGGGTCGGCCACCTCACCGCCCGGCTGACGACCCTGGGCCCGGCCGCCACCCTGGCGCGCGGCTACGCGGTCGTCCAGACGATGCCCGATACCCATGTGCTGCGGACGACTGCTGATGCGCCGGCGGGTACGCGCCTGCGCATCCGGGTGGCCGACGGTGCGATCACAGCGGTGAGTGAGGGAACCGATGAAGCCCATTAG
- a CDS encoding exodeoxyribonuclease VII small subunit: MKPISDLGYEEARDELVAVVQQLEQGGLDLDASLKLWERGEELARCCEQHLAGARQRIESALAERDIDD; encoded by the coding sequence ATGAAGCCCATTAGCGATTTGGGGTACGAAGAGGCGCGCGACGAACTCGTCGCCGTCGTGCAGCAGCTAGAACAGGGCGGCCTCGATCTCGATGCGTCGCTGAAGCTCTGGGAACGCGGCGAGGAACTGGCCCGATGCTGTGAGCAGCACTTAGCCGGGGCCCGTCAGCGCATCGAGTCGGCATTGGCTGAACGCGACATCGACGATTGA
- a CDS encoding AI-2E family transporter — MGRRLTSTQQRALAVFTVLGIAFGAYFLRAFFILIVVAAVAAYLFAPLYERLQRRLGTGLSATLTLLAAVLVVIVPVSLVVFLAIVEITQMVDTVSQWMEETDVSTLGDRALEVVNDTAAELPYLDIHVTPDTLRNGVVTVSQRVGEWLLAVLQGALGGVVGALAATMIFLYVFISLLTKRDQLRTLIGQLNPLGEEITDLYLEKTGAMVRGTVMGQFVIAVAQGVAGAISIYVAGFHEGIFFFAVILSTLSVIPLGSGVVTIPFGIGMALFGNVVGGLFVVGFHLIAVTNIDNFLRPILVPRAARLDPALMLLAVFSGIAMFGFWGIVLGPVMMIIIVTTISVYLAVYRGVPLTADDDTAPRPADTPRWWRWVRERFGRRQPAATPRPAAG; from the coding sequence ATCGGCAGGCGCCTGACCTCCACGCAGCAACGCGCGCTCGCGGTGTTCACCGTGTTGGGCATCGCCTTCGGGGCGTACTTCCTGCGCGCCTTCTTCATTCTCATCGTGGTGGCCGCTGTGGCGGCCTACCTGTTCGCACCGCTCTACGAACGGCTTCAGCGACGGCTCGGCACCGGTTTGTCGGCGACGTTGACGCTGTTGGCCGCGGTCCTCGTCGTGATCGTCCCGGTCAGCCTGGTGGTGTTCTTGGCGATCGTCGAGATCACCCAGATGGTTGACACCGTCAGCCAGTGGATGGAGGAGACCGACGTCAGCACCCTGGGCGACCGCGCCCTCGAGGTGGTCAACGACACCGCCGCCGAATTGCCCTATCTCGACATCCACGTCACCCCCGACACGTTGCGCAACGGTGTGGTGACCGTGTCGCAGCGCGTCGGCGAGTGGCTGCTCGCGGTGCTGCAGGGCGCGCTGGGCGGCGTGGTGGGCGCGCTCGCGGCGACGATGATCTTCCTCTATGTGTTCATCTCACTGCTCACCAAACGAGACCAACTGCGCACGCTGATCGGACAGCTCAATCCGCTGGGCGAAGAGATCACCGATCTGTACCTGGAGAAGACCGGCGCGATGGTGCGCGGCACGGTCATGGGTCAGTTCGTCATCGCGGTGGCACAGGGCGTGGCCGGCGCCATCTCGATCTATGTCGCGGGTTTCCACGAGGGCATCTTCTTCTTCGCCGTCATCTTGAGCACGCTGTCGGTGATCCCGCTCGGCAGCGGCGTGGTCACCATCCCGTTCGGTATCGGGATGGCGCTGTTCGGCAACGTGGTCGGGGGACTCTTCGTCGTGGGATTCCACCTCATCGCGGTCACCAACATCGACAACTTCCTGCGGCCCATCCTGGTTCCGAGGGCGGCGCGCCTGGACCCGGCGCTGATGCTGCTCGCGGTGTTCTCGGGCATCGCGATGTTCGGGTTCTGGGGCATCGTGCTGGGCCCGGTGATGATGATCATCATCGTCACCACGATCAGCGTGTATCTGGCGGTCTACCGGGGTGTTCCGTTGACCGCGGACGACGACACCGCGCCACGGCCCGCGGACACGCCACGGTGGTGGCGTTGGGTGCGGGAGCGGTTCGGCCGACGGCAGCCGGCCGCTACGCCTCGACCAGCCGCTGGGTGA
- a CDS encoding dienelactone hydrolase family protein: protein MTARKPGVAAGAAPQSDLTGWTAEPFTAAGYTHDVYRKGDGPGVVLIPEMPGLHPHVLALGNHLVDNGFTVAAPSLFGTPGAPAMRPGMAAVLLKGCVSKEFAAFATNADRPVAHYLRALARDLNARTPGKGVGVIGQCFTGGFALAAAVDDSVLAPVLSQPALPLPVTPKHRRDPGLSEGELRIIEQRAAEDGLCALGLRFSKDMLSPGERFSTLKARLGDAFEVIEIDSAKGNPHGISPAAHSVLTDQIREVDGHPAYEARKRVVEFLTQRLVEA, encoded by the coding sequence ATGACCGCACGCAAGCCAGGAGTCGCCGCCGGGGCGGCTCCGCAGTCAGACCTCACGGGCTGGACCGCCGAACCGTTCACCGCCGCCGGCTACACCCACGACGTCTACCGCAAGGGCGACGGCCCCGGCGTCGTCCTCATCCCCGAGATGCCCGGGTTGCACCCGCACGTGCTGGCGCTGGGCAACCATCTGGTCGACAACGGGTTCACCGTCGCGGCCCCGTCGCTGTTCGGCACGCCCGGTGCGCCGGCGATGCGGCCCGGCATGGCTGCTGTGCTGCTCAAGGGCTGCGTGTCCAAGGAGTTCGCCGCGTTCGCGACCAACGCCGACCGCCCGGTGGCACACTACCTTCGCGCACTGGCCCGCGACCTCAACGCCCGCACCCCGGGCAAGGGCGTCGGCGTCATCGGGCAGTGCTTCACGGGCGGTTTCGCGCTGGCCGCCGCCGTCGACGACAGCGTGCTGGCGCCCGTGCTCAGCCAGCCGGCGCTGCCGCTGCCGGTCACGCCCAAGCACCGGCGCGATCCCGGACTGTCCGAAGGCGAACTGCGGATCATCGAACAGCGCGCCGCCGAGGACGGGTTGTGCGCACTCGGGTTGCGGTTCAGCAAGGACATGTTGTCGCCGGGGGAACGGTTCAGCACGCTCAAGGCTCGGTTGGGCGACGCGTTCGAGGTCATCGAGATCGACTCGGCCAAGGGAAATCCGCACGGGATCTCGCCGGCTGCCCATTCGGTGCTCACCGACCAGATCCGTGAGGTCGACGGTCACCCCGCCTACGAAGCCCGTAAGCGGGTCGTCGAGTTCCTCACCCAGCGGCTGGTCGAGGCGTAG
- a CDS encoding DUF4245 domain-containing protein, whose amino-acid sequence MSVDPGRPEPPPQEWSGPAPKEAKPRAFQDGRDMFWSLAPLVVVCIVLAGLLGMCSFQGRGPTEGPAPSYDAPAALQADADALEIPVRLPALPDGWRSNSGGRSGIEAGALDPGTGAPTRAVVSRVGYLAPSGRYLSLTQSNAEEEQLVESITPGLVASGAQDVDGVGWVVYQGGEGIEPVWTTRLPDSAQIAITGAGNPDEFRTLAAATQRQQPLTPR is encoded by the coding sequence ATGAGCGTCGACCCCGGGCGGCCGGAACCGCCCCCGCAGGAGTGGTCCGGGCCTGCGCCCAAGGAGGCCAAGCCGCGGGCGTTTCAGGACGGCCGAGACATGTTCTGGTCACTGGCCCCGTTGGTCGTGGTGTGCATCGTGCTGGCGGGTCTGCTGGGGATGTGCTCCTTCCAGGGCCGGGGCCCGACCGAGGGTCCCGCACCCTCCTATGACGCGCCGGCCGCACTGCAGGCGGACGCAGACGCCCTCGAGATCCCGGTCCGCCTGCCCGCGCTGCCGGACGGCTGGAGGTCGAACTCGGGCGGCCGATCGGGCATCGAGGCGGGCGCCCTGGACCCGGGCACCGGGGCGCCGACGCGCGCGGTGGTCTCGAGGGTCGGCTATCTGGCTCCGAGCGGTAGATACCTGAGCCTCACCCAGAGCAACGCCGAGGAGGAGCAGCTCGTCGAGTCCATCACCCCGGGACTGGTCGCCTCCGGCGCGCAGGACGTCGACGGTGTGGGCTGGGTGGTCTACCAAGGCGGTGAGGGCATCGAGCCGGTGTGGACGACGCGCCTACCCGACTCCGCCCAGATCGCCATCACCGGCGCCGGCAACCCCGACGAGTTCCGTACGCTGGCGGCCGCGACACAGCGGCAGCAGCCACTGACACCGAGGTAG
- the glpX gene encoding class II fructose-bisphosphatase gives MPADPDAVRASGSSRRREPPDRNLALELVRVTEAGAMAAGRWVGRGDKEGGDGAAVDAMRELVNSVSMRGIVVIGEGEKDNAPMLYNGEEVGNGDGPDCDFAVDPIDGTTLMSKGMPNAISVLAVAERGAMFDPSAVFYMNKIAVGPDAVDAIDITAPIGENVRAVAKVKGLSVRDVTVCILDRPRHEQLIADVRDAGARIRLISDGDVAGAISACRPNSGTDMLAGIGGTPEGIITAAAIRCMGGAIHAQLAPKDDEERQQAVDAGHDTDRVLTTEDLVSGENVFFCATGVTDGDLLQGVRYFGGGCTTQSIVMRSKSGTVRMIEAYHRLSKLNEYSAVDFTGDSNAAYPLP, from the coding sequence ATGCCTGCTGACCCCGATGCCGTTCGCGCAAGCGGCTCATCGCGACGCCGCGAACCCCCGGACCGCAACCTCGCCCTCGAACTTGTCCGCGTCACCGAAGCCGGCGCCATGGCGGCGGGCCGCTGGGTAGGGCGCGGAGACAAAGAGGGCGGCGACGGTGCGGCCGTCGATGCCATGCGCGAGCTGGTCAACTCGGTCTCCATGCGCGGCATCGTGGTGATCGGAGAGGGCGAGAAGGACAACGCCCCGATGCTCTACAACGGCGAAGAGGTCGGCAACGGCGACGGGCCGGACTGCGACTTCGCCGTCGACCCGATCGACGGCACCACGCTGATGAGCAAAGGCATGCCCAACGCGATCTCGGTACTCGCGGTGGCCGAACGCGGTGCGATGTTCGACCCGTCAGCGGTGTTCTACATGAACAAGATCGCCGTGGGCCCGGACGCCGTCGACGCCATCGACATCACCGCACCGATCGGCGAGAACGTGCGCGCCGTCGCCAAGGTCAAGGGCCTGTCGGTGCGCGACGTGACGGTCTGCATTCTCGACCGGCCGCGTCACGAACAACTCATCGCCGACGTCCGGGACGCCGGGGCGCGCATCCGGCTCATCTCCGACGGTGACGTCGCGGGCGCGATCTCGGCGTGCCGACCCAACTCCGGCACCGACATGCTGGCCGGTATCGGCGGCACTCCCGAGGGCATCATCACCGCCGCCGCCATCCGCTGCATGGGTGGTGCCATCCACGCCCAGCTCGCCCCCAAGGACGACGAGGAACGCCAGCAGGCCGTCGACGCCGGCCACGACACCGACCGGGTGCTCACGACCGAGGACCTGGTGTCCGGGGAAAACGTGTTCTTCTGCGCCACCGGCGTCACCGACGGCGACCTGCTGCAGGGTGTTCGCTACTTCGGCGGCGGCTGCACCACCCAGTCGATCGTGATGCGGTCGAAGTCGGGCACGGTCCGCATGATCGAAGCGTATCACCGCCTGTCCAAACTCAACGAATACTCCGCTGTCGACTTCACCGGCGACAGCAACGCCGCCTATCCGCTGCCGTAA
- a CDS encoding class II fumarate hydratase gives MTADSAVDQNTEYRIEHDTMGEVRVPRDALWRAQTQRAVENFPISGRGLERTQIRALGLLKGACAQVNKDLGLLAPEKADAIIAAAAEIADGQHDDQFPIDVFQTGSGTSSNMNTNEVIASIAAAGGVTVHPNDDVNMSQSSNDTFPTATHIAATEAAVRHLIPALEVLHESLAGKARQWRTVVKSGRTHLMDAVPVTLGQEFGGYARQIEAGIERVRATLPRLGELAIGGTAVGTGLNAPDGFGAKVVEVLVDQTGLGELTTAKNSFEAQAARDGMVEASGALRVIAVSLTKIANDIRWMGSGPLTGLAEIQLPDLQPGSSIMPGKVNPVLPEAVTQVAAQVVGNDAAVAWGGAAGAFELNVYIPMMARNLLESFKLLTNVSRLFAGRCIDGLVANEAHMREQAESSPSIVTPLNSAIGYEEAAKVAKEALKEKKTIRQTVIDRGLIGDKLSEEELDRRLDVLAMAKVKDGD, from the coding sequence ATGACCGCCGACAGCGCTGTCGACCAGAACACCGAGTACCGCATCGAGCACGACACCATGGGCGAGGTTCGCGTGCCCAGGGATGCGCTGTGGCGGGCTCAGACCCAGCGGGCCGTCGAGAACTTCCCGATCTCGGGCCGTGGTCTGGAGCGCACCCAGATCCGCGCGCTCGGGCTGCTCAAAGGTGCCTGCGCACAGGTGAACAAGGACCTCGGACTGCTCGCCCCGGAGAAGGCGGACGCGATCATCGCCGCGGCCGCCGAGATCGCCGACGGGCAGCACGACGACCAATTTCCGATCGACGTGTTCCAGACCGGTTCGGGCACCAGCTCGAACATGAACACCAACGAGGTCATCGCGTCGATCGCGGCGGCCGGCGGGGTCACCGTGCACCCCAACGACGACGTGAACATGTCGCAGAGCTCCAACGACACGTTCCCGACCGCCACCCACATCGCGGCCACCGAAGCCGCTGTCCGCCACCTGATCCCGGCGCTGGAGGTGCTGCACGAGTCACTGGCCGGAAAGGCGCGGCAGTGGCGCACCGTGGTGAAGTCCGGGCGCACGCACCTGATGGATGCGGTGCCGGTGACGCTGGGCCAGGAGTTCGGCGGGTACGCCCGTCAGATCGAGGCCGGTATAGAGAGGGTGCGCGCGACGCTGCCCCGGCTCGGTGAGCTGGCCATCGGCGGTACCGCCGTGGGCACCGGACTCAACGCCCCGGACGGCTTCGGCGCCAAGGTCGTCGAGGTGCTCGTCGACCAGACCGGCCTCGGCGAATTGACCACGGCGAAAAACTCTTTCGAGGCCCAGGCCGCCCGCGACGGGATGGTCGAGGCGTCCGGTGCGCTGCGCGTGATCGCGGTGTCGCTGACCAAGATCGCCAACGACATCCGCTGGATGGGCTCCGGTCCGCTGACCGGGCTGGCCGAGATCCAGCTGCCGGATCTGCAGCCGGGCAGCTCGATCATGCCGGGCAAGGTCAACCCCGTCCTGCCCGAGGCGGTCACGCAGGTCGCCGCCCAGGTGGTCGGCAACGACGCCGCCGTCGCCTGGGGTGGCGCGGCCGGCGCGTTCGAGCTCAACGTGTACATCCCGATGATGGCCCGCAACCTGCTCGAGTCGTTCAAGCTGCTGACCAACGTGTCGCGGTTGTTCGCCGGGCGTTGTATCGACGGGCTGGTGGCCAACGAGGCGCACATGCGCGAGCAGGCGGAGTCGTCGCCGTCGATCGTGACGCCGCTGAATTCGGCGATCGGTTACGAGGAGGCGGCCAAGGTCGCCAAGGAGGCACTCAAAGAGAAGAAGACGATCCGCCAGACGGTCATCGACCGCGGGCTGATCGGCGACAAGCTCTCCGAGGAGGAACTCGACCGGCGCCTCGACGTGCTCGCGATGGCGAAGGTCAAGGACGGCGACTGA
- a CDS encoding Acg family FMN-binding oxidoreductase, protein MTTRPDAETLRTALASAVRAPSVHNSRPWRWQVGADQLDLLAVPDLRLHHVDPGGRDFMLSCGATLHHAVVALAALGWQARVHRFPEPSDPDHLAKLTFSPRPPTEPDLALAAAIPRRRTDRRRYVSREVSPADIAVMGARAARGGVSLRRVESLTGLHTAVDRAVREHLHDDAYLHELTRWSFRHGSVAGVPEANVAPADIAAAAPTRLFADTPMAAPSPSADDPDNAAILALGTRDDDALARLRAGEATSVVLLTAASIGLAGCPVTEPLEVPETRATLREEIFESQAHPQMLLRIGWAPEEADTLPATPRGPLSV, encoded by the coding sequence GTGACCACGCGCCCCGACGCCGAGACGTTGCGTACCGCGCTGGCGTCGGCGGTACGGGCCCCGTCGGTGCACAACAGCCGGCCATGGCGTTGGCAGGTCGGCGCCGACCAGCTGGATCTGCTCGCCGTGCCCGATCTTCGTCTGCATCACGTCGACCCCGGCGGCCGCGACTTCATGCTCAGTTGCGGTGCGACGCTACACCACGCCGTCGTCGCGCTCGCGGCGCTCGGCTGGCAGGCGCGTGTGCACCGGTTCCCCGAACCCTCGGACCCCGATCACCTTGCGAAGCTGACGTTTTCCCCGCGCCCACCGACCGAACCCGACCTGGCGCTCGCCGCGGCAATACCGCGCCGGCGCACCGACCGCAGGCGCTACGTCAGCCGCGAGGTCTCCCCCGCCGACATCGCCGTTATGGGGGCACGCGCGGCGCGGGGCGGGGTGTCGCTGCGCCGGGTGGAGTCGCTGACCGGGCTGCACACCGCCGTGGACCGCGCGGTGCGTGAACACCTGCACGATGACGCCTACCTGCACGAGCTCACCAGATGGAGCTTCCGGCACGGGTCGGTGGCCGGCGTTCCGGAGGCCAACGTCGCGCCGGCCGACATCGCCGCCGCGGCACCAACACGACTGTTCGCCGACACCCCGATGGCTGCTCCGTCGCCGTCCGCCGACGACCCCGACAACGCGGCGATCCTAGCGCTGGGCACCCGGGACGACGATGCACTGGCCCGGTTACGCGCCGGGGAGGCGACCAGCGTGGTGCTGCTCACGGCGGCGTCGATCGGCCTGGCCGGATGCCCGGTCACCGAACCGCTGGAGGTGCCCGAGACCCGGGCGACGTTGCGCGAGGAGATCTTCGAGTCGCAGGCCCACCCGCAGATGCTGCTCCGCATCGGCTGGGCGCCCGAGGAGGCGGACACACTGCCCGCCACACCGCGGGGCCCGCTGTCGGTCTGA
- a CDS encoding sensor histidine kinase: MRGPRPLRDTLSGLRLRELLTEVQDRIDQLVEGRDRLDGLVEAMLVVTAGLDLDVTLRTIGHTAIQLGGGAPGATRLRQRVDQAIGQFAGAGLHATSQFVGPLSVVDATLADHAEAVVREAVSNAVRHADATELTVRDTVADDLCIEVADNGRGIDGSITESGLHNLRTRADDAAGIFTVGGRAGGGTLLRWCAPLP, translated from the coding sequence ATCCGCGGACCACGTCCCCTGCGCGACACTCTGTCCGGGTTGCGGCTGCGGGAACTGCTCACCGAGGTGCAGGACCGCATCGATCAGCTCGTCGAAGGGCGCGATCGCCTCGACGGGCTGGTCGAAGCCATGCTCGTCGTCACCGCGGGTCTCGACCTGGACGTCACGCTGCGCACCATCGGGCACACCGCGATCCAGCTTGGCGGCGGCGCGCCGGGGGCGACCCGCCTGCGTCAGCGCGTCGACCAGGCGATCGGGCAGTTCGCCGGCGCCGGATTGCACGCCACCAGTCAGTTCGTCGGACCGCTCTCGGTGGTCGACGCGACGCTGGCCGACCATGCCGAGGCGGTCGTGCGCGAAGCGGTGAGCAATGCCGTCCGGCACGCCGATGCCACCGAGTTGACAGTGCGGGACACCGTCGCCGACGACCTGTGCATCGAGGTGGCCGACAACGGCCGCGGCATCGACGGGTCGATCACCGAGAGCGGACTGCACAACTTGCGCACCAGGGCGGACGACGCTGCCGGCATATTCACCGTCGGCGGCAGGGCCGGCGGCGGAACGCTGTTGCGGTGGTGCGCGCCGCTGCCCTGA
- the dosR gene encoding hypoxia response regulator transcription factor DosR/DevR, protein MVRVFLVDDHEVVRRGLTDLLSADPELDVVGEADSVASALARIPALQPDVAVLDVRLPDGNGIELCRDLLARLPDLRCLMLTSFTSDEALLDAILAGASGFVVKDIKGMELAKAIKDVGAGRSLLDNRAAAALMSKLRGDAERSDPLSGLSAQERVLLDLLGEGLTNKQIAARMFLAEKTVKNYVSRLLTKLGMERRTQAAVFVSKLDRPTRDDG, encoded by the coding sequence ATGGTCCGGGTCTTTCTGGTCGACGACCACGAGGTGGTGCGTCGTGGGCTCACCGACCTGCTGAGCGCCGACCCGGAACTCGACGTGGTGGGCGAAGCCGATTCGGTGGCCTCGGCGCTGGCCCGCATCCCCGCACTGCAACCCGACGTCGCGGTTCTCGACGTGCGGCTGCCCGACGGCAACGGCATCGAACTGTGCCGGGATCTGCTCGCACGGCTACCGGACCTGCGGTGCCTGATGCTGACCTCGTTCACCTCCGACGAGGCGCTGCTCGACGCGATCCTCGCCGGTGCCAGCGGATTCGTCGTCAAAGACATCAAGGGGATGGAACTGGCCAAGGCGATCAAGGACGTCGGGGCCGGGCGCTCGCTGCTGGACAACCGCGCCGCCGCCGCGCTGATGTCCAAGCTGCGCGGCGACGCCGAACGGTCGGATCCGCTGTCGGGGCTGTCCGCCCAGGAACGGGTGCTGCTCGACCTGCTCGGTGAGGGCCTGACCAACAAGCAGATCGCCGCGCGGATGTTCCTGGCGGAGAAGACGGTCAAGAACTACGTGTCGCGGCTGCTGACCAAACTGGGTATGGAACGGCGCACCCAGGCCGCGGTGTTCGTGTCGAAGCTCGATCGCCCCACACGCGACGACGGCTAG